AACAACCTTGAAAATGAAGGCCAATGCGTCTCTATTTATTACGATACAATTTACGATATATTGACCGAAGGGGGTTGCCACGAGTATTTCACGAGATGGGTTCATTCCTGCTGCTTCAACTTCAACGAATGGGTGTCATATGGGCATCCCTGTCCACGACTCCATGTTAGAGCCTACAGAAACATACTGGATGCtatcaaattgtttatCAGTATTTGGTTTTTCAGGAATTAACAAAGAGGAATCACAGAGGGTTGTAGATGATATCAACATGGGAAGACACTTTTATGGATATTTCAAAACGTTATACTCGAAAGTCATGAACGAGGAGGACATAGCAGCCCGTAACCTTGTCACAACCAACCTGGAAAAGGGTTCTGTGAGTTTAGGTACCAAGACTCTGTCGctaaattttatttcacGGATTAAGATTGATCTTCACATAGAATTCGATACGTGCCAAACAGCTTTAAGAGAGTGGTTTATTTTTGGCAGCCCTCCAACTGCTTATATGACCGTTCTAGATAATAAAAACATTGAGCTTATGCAGGAAGATCCCATGACAAATAgtatattcaaaatattaccGCAATGCCATGCTGCCCAacattatttcaaatggaGGAGGCCGGAAGATGCCTCTGTATCTGAGATCAGAACAAAAGTCGTCAAACTTATCAATAAGATGACAAAACTCCTCATGGCTAGCGTATGGATCTCAACTGGATTTCCAGTGCGATTTACAGAGTTGAGTATACTATCTGTGGGCGGTACGTCCAGAAACCTGTATATCGACTCAGATACTCGTCTCTTCTACTTCAGAGTGACGTataacaaaaacaaaaagttCGATAACAGAATATTCATGATGGACCTACCAGTGACAAGGAACTTATTCTGGTTTGTGTACATTTTACGTCCGTTTGAGATCGAATTGCTGAGCAAGGTATTGGACGTGATGGACAGTAGCATGCTTATTGGCCATTTCGCAAATGCCGTTCGTCAAGAAATTGAGGATGAAGCTGAAGAGCTGTTAGCTACTGATGGTGACGAGTTCAATGAGGAGACCAACCAGTTGGTCGAAACGAGTGAAGCATTGATCGAGGAACTCAGGGCAAAACAGGCTGCTGGGTTGGCTATTATGTGCACGTTTATTTTTGTGGATGTTGAGAGGTTCAAGTTGGTGActctttctatttttaatggcattttgttgaagtacccaaagaaaagaagtgCAAGGgagaatatgaaaattaGCGACTTGAGACAATGCCTTGCTGGTTTGTGGAAGCGTATAATAAGGCCTTCTTTAGAAGGTGACGTCGTGCCGGTACGTACGCCAGCATTATTTGGACACAGCAAGCAAACCCACGAGGTTGTTTATGGTGTAAATCCAAGTAGAGACTTTCCAACAAACGGCAGTTTCGATAATTACTATGCTTACAAAAAACTGGCGCAAGAATTTCAATCATTAACACAGTACACCCTTGTACAGACAAAACGTACTTTTGAGGCTCTTGCTGTAGAACCACAGGAACGTCAGTGCCATGAGCCCGAGGCAGGAATATATGATCTGTTGAAAGCAGACGGTGAACTGTTTGAGGACTTTGAGTTTAAAAGCTCAGCTCAAGAGAGATTCACTAGTGCTGTTCTGAATTCTAATGAACGTTTCTGGCCCTTCAACAGTCACCGCCTTTGGAAAATCTTTAACATTTATTCTGTACCTTTACATAGAATATGcctttcaaatatttatagTGCGAAAATGCCCTTCAAATACTAAGCGTGCCTTTCAAATGTTTCCGAACCTGCCCTTCAAAGATTTGACACCTCAATGTTAGAAATTGTAAGGTATTTGATGGTTTATAGGTGttaatgaattatataCAGAGTTAAGTAGTCCGGTTTTACcttcttatataagaatATCTCCTTGTATGGTCTATAATATACGTCGCTTGTCGATGTATGGTTGATTCTGCGTAGGTAGCTTTTCCGGACATAATATGAGTATAATTAGCTTGAGTTATGCGGACTGTCACAGACACTGGCAGAGTAAAAcattaatattttattctaACTTTCTTATGAAGTAATATATAAAACGGAAGAAACTTCCAGCTGAGAGAAATATCTGCAAGATATAGTTCTTGACATGTGTCTAATTTGAGATGAGTGTCAAATTGTAAACCGGTACcgttctttcttctttaatcCTAGCTTCCAACGtgtataaaaatgaatcgTCTTCCAACATATCGTCCCACTCTGATGGGGGACCTCATAGTCCAAACGATTCTCTGGAGTTGGGAAGATAGATGTTACAACTTTTTCTCAGTAGTGTTAGATTGGAGTGCTGCGGTACTTGTATGCTCTTATTCCTTGATTATGATTGCGTTTCGATAAATGATTCGAATGAGGTAGAAAGGCAGAATAGTGTGGAGTGTTGAATTGAGAACAAATATCAGttattttaataaaagattagaTGACTTGTGTATCGGCCACCATAAGAGATACTTGGCTCGTTGGATGAGTCTAATTTAAATGGAAGAGTGGTTGATACGAAtacaatcaaattcataGTTACAAATGTTGTCAATACCTCATAACAGTTGAAAATGTTATTCCGTGTCATTCTTAGCATTATATACCATTGATGGTGAGAGTATAATTCTTAAAAAGAAGGGTCTCctgatttattgaaaaacatttcatttttaagGAACATCCAGCTCAAGAAAGCTGTTCATGAGTTATTGGAGTTAAGACATTCTAATCTGTACGTATTTGGTAAACTACCAGAGAATAAGAGTAAACTGATGGAAGGAGTGTTGGTCAGCAATACGGACCCATCCCTTTAGTCATATCTTTATCTTGTCCCTTCATTCTATGCATTCGACATCGTGCTTGGAAGTAGTAAGTGTACTTTGTTCAGTCAGCTCTGGGGTTCATTGGAAATGTAAGTTATGTCTGTTAGTTAAAGTAATCGTGTAGTTGATTGAATTACATCAAATCTCTTTTTCTCGAGAATCgaaatttagaaaaaaaaaaaaaaatattcgaAGATTCGAAGTTGAATAAACAGGGAAGAGAGCTGAGAAGAGAGGAGTGAT
The genomic region above belongs to Kazachstania africana CBS 2517 chromosome 7, complete genome and contains:
- the KAFR0G03860 gene encoding uncharacterized protein, whose protein sequence is MGIPVHDSMLEPTETYWMLSNCLSVFGFSGINKEESQRVVDDINMGRHFYGYFKTLYSKVMNEEDIAARNLVTTNLEKGSVSLGTKTLSLNFISRIKIDLHIEFDTCQTALREWFIFGSPPTAYMTVLDNKNIELMQEDPMTNSIFKILPQCHAAQHYFKWRRPEDASVSEIRTKVVKLINKMTKLLMASVWISTGFPVRFTELSILSVGGTSRNLYIDSDTRLFYFRVTYNKNKKFDNRIFMMDLPVTRNLFWFVYILRPFEIELLSKVLDVMDSSMLIGHFANAVRQEIEDEAEELLATDGDEFNEETNQLVETSEALIEELRAKQAAGLAIMCTFIFVDVERFKLVTLSIFNGILLKYPKKRSARENMKISDLRQCLAGLWKRIIRPSLEGDVVPVRTPALFGHSKQTHEVVYGVNPSRDFPTNGSFDNYYAYKKLAQEFQSLTQYTLVQTKRTFEALAVEPQERQCHEPEAGIYDLLKADGELFEDFEFKSSAQERFTSAVLNSNERFWPFNSHRLWKIFNIYSVPLHRICLSNIYSAKMPFKY